DNA from Streptomyces sp. NBC_01260:
CCTGGTCTCCGACCAGGGCCTTCGTCGTGGAGCGGGTGACGAGAATCGAACTTGCGCTCTGAGCTTGGGAATCAGCGGTTCTTGAGCGGTCGTTCCTGCTTTGACCTGCACGGTGGGCCGAGACGCACAGGGTCGGGGCGGCCTCGATGCACCGTACCTGACCGCTGGTGCCCGTTCTGCTGGGCACGGATGGGGCACGAGCGGAGGCGGCGGCCAAGGGCTTCAACGGCCGAGTTGGGCAGTCCTCCAGCGAGACCTCCGCGACGGCCGCGTCCGTGACAGTCTCCAGACGGGATGTAGATGTAGGGGTGGACGTCGTGAAGAGGGTTCTCCGGAGCAGATCGCGGAGCGCCGCCACGACGAATTCGAATTCGATGTCGAGTCCTGACCCAGAGACTCGGGCAACGGGGTCGAAGATCGACCGTACAGCGGATACTGGCCCTGAATGCGCCTCTGAACTCGCCACCACCCGCCCAACCCGATGACCGGCGGAACCCGCGCGCGGGCCGACCCCCCGGTCTGCATGCGGCGCTGGACGAGGAGACCGTGCCTGGCGGTCTCGGGGGTTACGTCGGAGGCCGCACCCACGAAGCGAAGCTCTGCCCGGGGGCCGCATTGTCCCGCCAGTACCTGAGCACGGTCTCGCGCACGACCTCGAACCGCCCTGCGGTGGTAAGGCGGGCGATGGGCTGCCAACCCGCCCGCGTCCGTCTCGAACGCGACGAGAAGCGGCGGTCCGGGCGCCGCAGCGGCCGCTCAGAGGTGACCGTCCAGGAACTTCCGTACCTCGTCGATGGTCATGGGCCCCGTGCCGTGCGCCACCGCCGCTCCCTCCTTCAGCAGGAGGCAGGACGGGGCTCCGGTGATCCCGTATCGCTCGGTTGCCGCCGGGCAACGCGTGATGTCGGTGCGGACGACCGTCAGGCGGCCCGTGTAGGCGGCGGCGATGTCGCCCACGACGAAATCCATCACCCGACAGGGCTCGATTGCCTTGGGCCATGCCCCGGTGAAGTATGCGAGGACCGGAACCTTGCTTCTCCCGAGGATGAAATTGAACTCCGCGTCCTCACGAGGTCGGTGAACCAGCTTTGTCATGGGAGCTCCTGACCTCACGTTTCGTACTCCATCCCATCATCCCTCGCGCGGTGTGCCAGGTCGGCCCCGGCCGGTCGTCCGGCTGCCGGGAGGGAGATACGGGCCGCCGCAGGACGGCGGTGGTCCCTGGGACGAGCGGCCCGGCCCCTTGTCGCGACGACCGGAAAGCCGTTTTCCAGGGTCATAGCGGCTTGGCACCGGGAACGAGCACGATTTCTGGACGCTCGCGGACGCGGCGGTAGACGGGTGACGCGTCAGCGGACCCGGAGACCGACCGCCAGCGTCAGTTCAAGGACCCGGTGTGGTGATGCGAGATCGGGAAACAGCTCCCGCAGTTGCGACATCCGGTATCGAACCGTCTGGGGATGGACGAACAATGCCGCCGCGACCTCGTCCCGCCTGCCCTGGTGCAGCAGCCACGCTCGCAACGTCTCCTCCAGCCGTCGTGCGGTTGCGGCAGGCAAGGTCTGCAACGGTGCGAGGGCTCGGGCGCGCAGGTCCGCGAACGCGTCCTCGTCGGCGCTGAGCACCAGGTCGGGCAGGTGGTCCTCGGTGTCGCGAATGTCAGAGGAAAGGGAGCGTGCGCGTAGGGCTCGTGCGTACGAGGCGGACGCGTGGGTCCATGGCCGGGCCGGGCCGACCACGGCGGCGCGGTCGGTCAGCTGCCGTAGGAGACGTGATCGGTCGGCATCGGGGACGAGGAGCACACCGGTGGCATCCGGCAAATCGTCGAGGACGAGGGTGCTCGGGTCGAGTGTCCGGTAGGCAGGCCGGGCCTGGGCGGCGGGCAGCAGGACGGCGGTCAGCGAAACCGGGGGCTGCCACCTGGCCCGTTGGCCGGAGGCCAGCAGCACGTCCGGGCTCGCGCCGGCGAGGAGGTCGCGGGCCAGGTGTTCCAGGTGGCGCTCGTGGGCTCTGCCCCGGGCGGCCAGCTCGTCGGCGTGGCCCGCGGCGCTCGCGGCGGAGAGCTCGTCGATGTAGGCGAAGGTCAGCTCGGCGAACTTTGCGACCTCGGCGGCGGGCAGACCTGCGGGTACGGCACCCGCTGCCAGACATCGCCAGGCGACCCGGGCGCCGACGCGGTAGGCGCTGAGCAGGGCGTCCATCGAACGGCCGTCGCGCACCTCGCCGCGGCCCAGCTCGTAGGCGGCGTCCCCGGCGTCGCCGCCTGTGGCGTTCCCGCTCGCAAGGTCCAGGTAGTGCGCCAGGGCGGTGCGGACGGCTCTGCGGATGGTGGCGCCCATGCGGCCCGACAAGGCATGGGCGTAGGGAGGAACCTCGTCGATGATCGCCTGGACGACTTCGTCGGCGGTGGTCTTCAGTGCGGCCCGAAGGGCGGTGACCGTCGTCTCATCCAGGCTCAGTTCGCTGGCCCTCCGGATCGCATAGCTCATTTTTGTTCCCAGCGAACAATTCAGTCGACCAGATTTACGTCCTGTGGTCAGGACTTTACGCCTAGAGGCGCAGCAAGCTGGAGTCATGACGAGTGGAGCCCTCCGCAGTAGGGCGTGGAAACTGCTGGAGATGGTCACGACGCCGCTGCTGCCGTCGGACTACCTCGACCTGGTCAGCCCGCTGCGTGCGGGCGCTGACCTGTGTGGGCGCATCGAGGCCGTGCACTCCGAGACCGATAACGCCGCGACTGTCGTGATCAGGCCGGGGCGGGGCTGGCGCGGCCACACAGCCGGCCAGTACGTGAGGATCGGAGTCGACGTCGACGGAGTGCGCCTGTGGCGTGCCTACTCCATCACCTCGCCGACAAACCGCCGGGACGGCCGTGTAACGATCACCGTGAAGGCGATCCCGGACGGAAAGGTCAGCAACCACCTGGTCCGCAGGGCGAAACCGGGCACGCTGATCCAGCTCGACCAGCCGACCGGTGACTTCGTCCTGCCGCAGGCCAAGCCCGCCAAGGTGCTCTACCTGACGGCCGGCAGCGGCATCACGCCCGTGATGGGCATGCTGCGCGACATCGAACTCGACGACGTCGTCATGGTCCACTGCGCGCCACAGCCTCAGGACGTGATCTTCCGCAAGGAACTGCACAGTCTGGTCGCGGACAAGAAGCTTCGGCTCACCGAGGTGCACACCGACACGGACGGCAAGCTCGACATCGCCCGTCTCCAAGAACTCGTGCCCGACTGGGCCCAGCGCGAGACCTGGGCCTGCGGGCCCGCAGGTCTGCTCGACGCCGCCGAAGAGCACTGGACCGAAGAGGGCGTCCAAGAACGCCTGCACACCGAACGGTTCCGCCCCGGCATCGTTGTCGCCGGCGACGGCGGCGAGGTCACGTTCAGCGCCACCGGCAAGACCATCGACGCGGACGGCGCCACGCCGTTGCTCGACATCGGCGAGGAGGTCGGCGTGCTCATGCCCTCCGGGTGCCGTATGGGCATCTGCTTCGGCTGCGTCACGCCGCTCAAGGCCGGCGCTGTCCGCGACCTGCGCACCGGCGAGATCACCGAGGCCGAGCCGGGCGTCCTCATCCAGACCTGCGTGTCCGCCGCGGCGGGCCCCTGCGACATCGAACGGTAGGAACACCTTGACCGCCATCGACCCCACCGCCCACCTGACCGCGGAGCAGATCGAGGAGCTGGGCCGCGAGCTGGACGCGATCCGCGACGAGGTGATCGCCGGCCGCGGTGAGAAGGACGCCGCCTACATCCGTAAGGTCATCTCGGTACAGCGCAAGCTCGAACTGGTCAGCAGGGGTGTGCTGCTGTTCTCGATCTTCCCGCCCGCGTGGGTGCTCGGCACCGCCGGGCTGTCCGTGGCGAAGATCATGGACAACATGGAGATCGGCCACAACGTCCTGCACGGCCAGTGGGACTGGATGCGAGACCCGAAGATCCACTCCACCACCTGGGAGTGGGATCACGTCTCGCCGTCCGATCAGTGGAAGCACTCGCACAACGAGCTGCACCACACGTACACCAACGTGATCGGCAAGGACAACGACCTCGGCTACGGCATCATGCGCGTCGACGAGGACCAGAAGTGGCACCCCTTCCACCTCGGCCAGCCGCTGTGGAACTTCCTCAACGCCTGTTTCTTCGAGTACGGCATCGCAGCGTACGACCTGGAGCTCGGCAAGAACCTCACCAAGCGCCGCCGCAAGAACCCGGAGTTCCGCGCGCGGGCCAAGGCCGTGGGCCGTAAGATCCGCAAGCAGGTGCTCAAGGACTACGTGATCCACCCGTTGCTGTCGGGCCCCTCATTCCTCACCACACTCGGCGCCACGTTCACCGCGAACCTGGTCCGCAACATCTGGACCCACTCAGTGATCATGTGCGGGCACTTCCCCGAGGGCGTACAGGTCTTCGAACGCCAGTCGATCACGGGCGAGACACGCGGCCAGTGGTACCTGCGCCAGATGATGGGCTCGGCGAACATCAGCGGCAGCAAGGCCATGCACTTCATGACCGGCAACCTGTCGCACCAGATCGAGCACCACCTGTTCCCGGACCTGCCGAGCAACCGGTACGCCGAGGTCGCGGTGAAGGTGCGCGCGCTGTTCGAGAAGTACGAGCTGGAGTACATCACCGGCCCGCTGCCCAAGCAGGTGTTCTCCGCGTGGCACAAGGTCTTCCGGCTCGCGCTGCCGAACAAGCAGCCCAAGGTCGGAACGCCGGACCGTGAGCAGGACCTCATCGCCGCCTGACTCCCCGGCCGCACCTCAAGCCCTTGATGACGTCACTGCTGCGACACGACGGCCTACTCGGCCAGTGGAGTTTCCCCGCTGCCCGGGTCCTACAGCTTGGTGAGCGCACGCCGGACAGCAACTGAGTGGGAGCTTCTCTCCGGCTTCCACGACAAGCCACGCCAGGTGAGAAGGGCGACGAGGTGGACTATGACTTCAGGAAGACCGGGTGGAGCAGCACTCTGTACGGCTGCACCGCCGGGTCGCTCCTCGATTGCTCCGCAAACGGCACGGAGAAGTGAAGCACCGCGGTGAACGCTCTGATGACACAGTGCCTGCCGATTCGAATGATGGGTGGCCCCGATCGGCAAAGGGCCGGCCGGACGCTCTCGGCGCCGTGACGCGTGCTGAATCCGGCCTGTGAGAAGGAAGAAGTCGAATGCCGCACATGACGACGCCTGACGGGGTCCGGATCGCCTACCAGGTCCAGGGCGAGGGGCCACCGCTGGTGCTGCCGGCGGGCCAGGCGAACAACCACCCTTGACGGGACGGGGTACGCGACGACTTCCACGCGGCCCGTGGCTCGCAGCACCCTCACCCTCGATCTCCGCGACACGGGGAGATCGAGAAGCCCCACAAGCCCTACGGCACCGAGCTCTTCGCCCTGGACGTGGTCGCGGTGCTTGACTACCTCGGTATCGACGGGGCCGACGTCTACGGCACGTCCATGGGCGGACGCCTGGCCCAGCAACTCGCAGCGCGCCACCCGCACCGGGTGCGCGCCCTAGGGATCGGCTGCACGTCACCCGGTGGACCGCACGGCATCGGACGCGACAATGTCGTGAGTAGGTCGCTGGTACAGCATGAGGGCGGGGCGGCGCGGCAGGGCCCATTTTGAGCTGATGTACACCCCGGCCTGGCTGACCGAAGCCAGTCGGCGACATCCGGATTCCGCTCCGGGCTAACAAGAAAGCCCCGGGCGGCTGGCCTGGGGCTCTTTCGTGGAGCGGGTGACGAGAATCGAACTCGCGCTCTGAGCTTGGGAATCAACGGTTCTTGGGCCGTTGAAGGGGCTCTGACCTGTGTTTTCCCGTCAGGCGGGGTGTATGGCTACGGTCTCTGGGAACCGCACCTGACCGCTGTTGTCCGCTCTGCCGGGCACGGATGGGGCACGGGAGTCGCTACGGAGACCGTGCCCCAGCGTCTGAGCTGTTACGGCTGAGGCTCGTACAACCAACCGGCCCTCTTGTCCGTCTTGTTCGGCGACGTCTGACCGACATCGGCCGCCGAACAGGACTGAAGGACTTGATGAACCCAGCCAGACGCACGACCGCCACCGCCTTGGTTCTGGCCGCGGCAGGCGGAGTGCTCTACGCCACCGCCGTACCTGCTTCCGCGGCGGTGAACTGCACTTCCCCCGTCTTCAAGCGGCAGTTCTTCGCGAACACGACGTTCTCGGGCACGCCGAAGAAGACAGACTGCGATTCCGCGATCGACCAGAACTGGGGCAAGGGAGCACCCGTCTCCGGCGTGCCGTCCAACAACTTCGGCGTGCGCTGGTCGGTGACGCGCGACTTCGGCTCCGGTGGTCCCTTCGCGTTCACGGCCTCCGCCCAGGACGGAATGCGCGTCTACCTCGATGGCGTCCGGAAGATCAACGTGTGGAAGAACGTCTCCGCCACCGTCAAGAAGACGGTCAACGTGACGATCCCCGCGGGCAAGCACACGATCCGCTTCGACTTCGTCAACTGGACGGGTTCCGCGAACGTCAGGTTCACCTATACGCCGCGCACCTCCGCCGCCTACGACAAGGTCAAGCCCCTCACCCCGACGGGCACGGCCGTCTCGTACAACCCCGCCACCGGCGCGGCCAAGCTCACCTGGACCAGGAGCAAGGAGATGGACCTGGCGAATTACCGGGTCTACCGGCGGCTGAAGGGCGCGCCGTACGGCAAGCAGCTCGCGACGACCACCGCCACGTCGTACACCGACAGCGCGCTGCCCAAGACCGGCGCGGCCTACTACTACGAGGTGTGGGCCGTAGACAAGGCGGGCAATGTATCCGGCGGCAGCTCCGACAAGCTCGTCACCACCGTCGACAGGACGCCGCCCGCCGCGCCCTTTGTCGAATGGGATGCCTGCCCGGCCGACCAGCCCTACGCGGCACCGGAGCTGGTCACCACCGCGAAGAACGCCGCCGACATCGCCCGGTACGAGATGCAGCGGCTCGACGCGACCACGAAGCGCTGGAGCACCGTCTACTCCGGCACCAAGGGTGCGATCTGTGACACCGGCTACCGGGCCGACGGCAGCAAGGTCACCTACCGGGGGCGGGCCCGGGACGCCGCCGGGAACTGGTCGGCGTACTCGGCTGCACGACGTTCACCACCCCCGACCTGACCCCGCCCGCCGCCGTCACGGGGCTCCGCGCCGAGTACCGGTCGGGCGTTCCGCATTTGGTGTGGTCGCCCGTCACCGGGGCCGCCTCGTACCAGGTCCTCCAGTACGACCCGGCGACCGGCGGCTACGCCGACGCTCTTCCCGCGGGGAGCCCCAGCACCCGGACCGACATGGTGCCGCGCCAGTCGGCCGCCGTCGCCGACAGCTACCGGTACGCGGTGCGCTCGCTGGACGCCAAGGGCAATCCTGCCGCGCCGGTGGAGATCACTCTGAAGTTGGCCGACCGTCCGGAGGCAATCCCCGCGTTCAAGACCACTGCCAACAGGTTCGACGAGGGTGTGATGGTCGAGTGGAGCAGCGTCGACCCGTGGACCGTTGACGAGCGGCCTCTTCCCACGTACAAGATCATCCGGACCGACACCGCGACCGGCGAGACCGACATCGTGGACCAGTGCAAGCCGAACAGCTCAGTGGACCAGCCGCTGGATGACCCGGACACGTACTGGACCTGGGCGGACGACGATGCTCCTCTGTCCGCCCGCAAACAGGTCAACGGCAGCTGCTGGGACGTCCAGGGCAAGTCGGAGACGACGTACGAGTACCGAGTCGTGACGACCGACCGGTACGGACATGTGTCGCAGGCCGGCCCGCCCGCCACGGAGACAACCCCGGACACCCAGCGTCCCGCCACGGTCCAGGACCTGACCGCGGAACGAGTCCCGCTCGGCGTCCGGCTGACCTGGACGCCGCCCGCCGACACCGATGTCTCCGGCTACCGCGCGTGGCAGGGCGTCACCGACCCGGACAGCGGTGAGACGGTCTGGAAGAACAACTGCTGGACCGGCAGCTCCCTGACCAGGACCGAAATCCTCTGCCCGACAGTGCCGGACGGCACCACCCACGTCTACAAGGTGGCCGCGATGGACGATCACCGCGACGATCCACTCGGCGTCCTCCACCCCGCCGAGGTCTCGGTCACCCTGCCCGATACCCAGCCGCCGGGCTGGACGGAGACCGAGGTCCGTGAGGGCCAGTACCCGGATCTGTACGTCGGCTGCTCCGAAAGCTCCGGACTCGGGGACTGTTCCCGGTTCGCGAGCTACCGCGTGGAGCGCTGGGACCCCGTCACTGCCGCCTACGTCGCCCTGGCGGAGGGCGCGATGGGTGACGCCGCGTTCTACATGGACACCACGGTGCACGAGGACCGGCTCGGCCTGTACTACTACCGCGTCGTACGGCTCGACGCCTCGGGCGTCGAGGCCGTGACCCGATCGACGGCGTACGGCATCTGGGACTCCTGGCTCTGACCGGACGTGGGAGGGGACCGAAGGGTTCTTCGGTCCCCTCCCATGCTGGGCGACGAGCGGTTCGACCGGCCGCAGGACTTCGACCTTGGCGTGTACTGGGTCTCCTACCTCGATGACTTCCGGGCCCGCTGCTACATCGGCACAGCCACCGTCCGCCTTTCTCCCCGGGAATGCTGGCGCTTGCTCGGCAACGTTGCCCTTGCGGTGGTGAGGGCCTTCGGCTCCACCGCGACCGCCGGCGGTGACGACGGATGGGTCGAGGCGGTCATCCCAGTCGAGGGCACCGAGCACGCCTGCTGCGAGTTGCTGAGGCTCGGTGGGATGTCGAGATCGTTGCACGGGCCGAACTCCGCCAGGCCGTGGCCGCCACCGCAGCGACATTCGCCCGAGCCTACGAGAACAAGGGGCCAGGTGGTGCGCAGGTGGTGCGCGACGCCCGGGGAAGTCTGGGCAACGACGAACCCCCAGGTCCATGACCTGGGGGTTCGTGAAAGAGCGGGTGACGAGAATCGAACTCGCGCTCTGAGCTTGGGAATCAACGGTTCTTGAACGACTGTAGCGGCTCTGACCTGCATGTTTGGCTGGATCGGTCGAGGTTGGCGTTGTCTCTGGGCACCGTGCTTGACCGCTGGTGTCCGCTCCGAAGGGCACGGATGGGGCACGGGTGGATTCAACGGTGCTGCCAAGTGGCGTACGCCGGGTGGGCAGGTGGGTCAGAAGAGGCCAGTTGCCGAAAACGCCACGGTTCACCGCCGCTTGACCCTATCTGGCGCAGGTTTGGCACGACAGGGTTCGGCCACAGGCTCCATGACACGGGGCCGGCCCCTGACCCAGGTGCGGTGGCTCAGCGATCGGACCATCAATCTCAGGGAAAACACCCCCCACATGCACCCCGTGGTTCTAGGCTGACCAGACGCCAAACCATCCCAAAGCTGAGAGCTTCGGGATAGAGGGACTAAGAGGGCTCCTGTGCTGATTTCTAACGTAAAAGTACAAAATTATCGGGGCCTTCGTGACCTGAGTATGCCGATATCTCCTTTCGGCTGCATCATCGGTGAGAATAATGCGGGAAAGTCTTCCATTCTGCAGGCGTTGGACATCTTCTTCAGCGGTCCAGTTTTGAAAGATTCTGATTTTTACGACGCGGAGGAGCCTCTGCGTATTGAAGTAACTCTGGATGAAATCAAAGATGAGGATCTGGCGCGACTCGCCGAAGAGCACAGGGGTAGGATCGAGAAAGTCGCAGATGGTGGGAGGTTGACGCTTTCGCGCGTGTATGTAGCGCCGGGAAAGGGGATTCTGAGGCAGGTTGATGACGTTCCTTCGAATAAGAAATATTGGCCTTCCTCTGTTCAGGAAATGGTCGCTGGAAAGCGAGGGGAAGAACTTAAAGCGAGTGCGGTTTATGCGTTCCCTGAGTTGCGGGAGATTTTGCCTCCGAAGGCAACTCAGAAGGATGTGAAAGAGGCAATCGCTGCTCTCGCTCACTCTCTGCATGAATCTGAGCGGTCTAAGGGTGATGTCGATCTGCCGACCGGGATGGAGAAGTCTATTCAGGCCCTGCTCCCGGAAGTTATTTATATTCCCGCCGTAAAAGAACTTTCGGATGATCTTAAGACTTCTGAAAGTGCTTCATTCGGCAAGCTGCTAGGCATACTGGTTGAGCAGATCAAGCCGCAGCTGGCCGACGTTGACGAGCTGTTCGGAAAACTACGTGGGTATCTCAACGTAGAGGCACTCCCGGACGGGGCAGTCAATGACGGGCGGCTTGAAGAGGTAAGGAACATCGAGCAAATCGTCGAGGGCAATCTGCAGGCCGCATTCCCTGATACGCGAGTTAGTATCGAGATTCCTCCACCAGACCTCAAGAGTGTTCTTTCTAATGCGACAATCACAGTCGATGATGGTGTCAGGGGTGCGTTCAAGAGTAAAGGAGACGGTCTCCGTCGGTCTGTCACTTTCGCGATTCTCCGAACGTATGCCGAGCTCAGAACTGCGATGCGCGATCGCTCGTCGACTGCAAAATCGCGGCCCTACCTCCTCCTCTTCGAGGAGCCTGAGCTATTTTTGCATCCGCGGGCTCAAAAGCAGTTGTTCGAAGCCCTTCGCGTGTTCTCGCAGGACCACCACGTTTTGGTTAGCACTCACTCGACATCCTTCTATAGTCCGCAAGCAACCGGGACTTTTGTGAAGATCGCGAAAGACAGGTCTACTTTCCCACCCTCTGCAGTGGCCTATCCTGTTGATCTGTCGCATCTGAAGGCCAAGGATCAATTTCAGATGATCCGCCAGGAGAATAATGATGCCGCGTTCTTCTCGG
Protein-coding regions in this window:
- a CDS encoding PucR family transcriptional regulator — protein: MSYAIRRASELSLDETTVTALRAALKTTADEVVQAIIDEVPPYAHALSGRMGATIRRAVRTALAHYLDLASGNATGGDAGDAAYELGRGEVRDGRSMDALLSAYRVGARVAWRCLAAGAVPAGLPAAEVAKFAELTFAYIDELSAASAAGHADELAARGRAHERHLEHLARDLLAGASPDVLLASGQRARWQPPVSLTAVLLPAAQARPAYRTLDPSTLVLDDLPDATGVLLVPDADRSRLLRQLTDRAAVVGPARPWTHASASYARALRARSLSSDIRDTEDHLPDLVLSADEDAFADLRARALAPLQTLPAATARRLEETLRAWLLHQGRRDEVAAALFVHPQTVRYRMSQLRELFPDLASPHRVLELTLAVGLRVR
- a CDS encoding ATP-dependent nuclease, which gives rise to MLISNVKVQNYRGLRDLSMPISPFGCIIGENNAGKSSILQALDIFFSGPVLKDSDFYDAEEPLRIEVTLDEIKDEDLARLAEEHRGRIEKVADGGRLTLSRVYVAPGKGILRQVDDVPSNKKYWPSSVQEMVAGKRGEELKASAVYAFPELREILPPKATQKDVKEAIAALAHSLHESERSKGDVDLPTGMEKSIQALLPEVIYIPAVKELSDDLKTSESASFGKLLGILVEQIKPQLADVDELFGKLRGYLNVEALPDGAVNDGRLEEVRNIEQIVEGNLQAAFPDTRVSIEIPPPDLKSVLSNATITVDDGVRGAFKSKGDGLRRSVTFAILRTYAELRTAMRDRSSTAKSRPYLLLFEEPELFLHPRAQKQLFEALRVFSQDHHVLVSTHSTSFYSPQATGTFVKIAKDRSTFPPSAVAYPVDLSHLKAKDQFQMIRQENNDAAFFSDKVLLVEGDSDHILIPHIARTLSPEWDFGKRSVAIAKVNGKSSIARYRGFFEEFGVAVAVLADLDALVEGFNKLGASAECASKQKALMEVVGETIARGERGETDISSNMARKLRDAPAMKELWRDAAQAGQLFSVGQCEWEDLRKTVDEFFHRAVTRDVRAELVKNPPSQEIGEAKTNLISSLRDEKIYVLERGAIEDYYPESISGDKLTAAQAFCDEHRDANALRGAIMGDDFSQVCEFDLILGSFFGSE
- a CDS encoding PA14 domain-containing protein; translation: MNPARRTTATALVLAAAGGVLYATAVPASAAVNCTSPVFKRQFFANTTFSGTPKKTDCDSAIDQNWGKGAPVSGVPSNNFGVRWSVTRDFGSGGPFAFTASAQDGMRVYLDGVRKINVWKNVSATVKKTVNVTIPAGKHTIRFDFVNWTGSANVRFTYTPRTSAAYDKVKPLTPTGTAVSYNPATGAAKLTWTRSKEMDLANYRVYRRLKGAPYGKQLATTTATSYTDSALPKTGAAYYYEVWAVDKAGNVSGGSSDKLVTTVDRTPPAAPFVEWDACPADQPYAAPELVTTAKNAADIARYEMQRLDATTKRWSTVYSGTKGAICDTGYRADGSKVTYRGRARDAAGNWSAYSAARRSPPPT
- a CDS encoding WYL domain-containing protein, whose protein sequence is MLGDERFDRPQDFDLGVYWVSYLDDFRARCYIGTATVRLSPRECWRLLGNVALAVVRAFGSTATAGGDDGWVEAVIPVEGTEHACCELLRLGGMSRSLHGPNSARPWPPPQRHSPEPTRTRGQVVRRWCATPGEVWATTNPQVHDLGVRERAGDENRTRALSLGINGS
- a CDS encoding ferredoxin reductase; protein product: MTSGALRSRAWKLLEMVTTPLLPSDYLDLVSPLRAGADLCGRIEAVHSETDNAATVVIRPGRGWRGHTAGQYVRIGVDVDGVRLWRAYSITSPTNRRDGRVTITVKAIPDGKVSNHLVRRAKPGTLIQLDQPTGDFVLPQAKPAKVLYLTAGSGITPVMGMLRDIELDDVVMVHCAPQPQDVIFRKELHSLVADKKLRLTEVHTDTDGKLDIARLQELVPDWAQRETWACGPAGLLDAAEEHWTEEGVQERLHTERFRPGIVVAGDGGEVTFSATGKTIDADGATPLLDIGEEVGVLMPSGCRMGICFGCVTPLKAGAVRDLRTGEITEAEPGVLIQTCVSAAAGPCDIER
- a CDS encoding alpha/beta fold hydrolase — protein: MDVVAVLDYLGIDGADVYGTSMGGRLAQQLAARHPHRVRALGIGCTSPGGPHGIGRDNVVSRSLVQHEGGAARQGPF
- a CDS encoding fatty acid desaturase family protein, which codes for MTAIDPTAHLTAEQIEELGRELDAIRDEVIAGRGEKDAAYIRKVISVQRKLELVSRGVLLFSIFPPAWVLGTAGLSVAKIMDNMEIGHNVLHGQWDWMRDPKIHSTTWEWDHVSPSDQWKHSHNELHHTYTNVIGKDNDLGYGIMRVDEDQKWHPFHLGQPLWNFLNACFFEYGIAAYDLELGKNLTKRRRKNPEFRARAKAVGRKIRKQVLKDYVIHPLLSGPSFLTTLGATFTANLVRNIWTHSVIMCGHFPEGVQVFERQSITGETRGQWYLRQMMGSANISGSKAMHFMTGNLSHQIEHHLFPDLPSNRYAEVAVKVRALFEKYELEYITGPLPKQVFSAWHKVFRLALPNKQPKVGTPDREQDLIAA
- a CDS encoding thioredoxin family protein; protein product: MTKLVHRPREDAEFNFILGRSKVPVLAYFTGAWPKAIEPCRVMDFVVGDIAAAYTGRLTVVRTDITRCPAATERYGITGAPSCLLLKEGAAVAHGTGPMTIDEVRKFLDGHL